One segment of Brassica napus cultivar Da-Ae chromosome C3, Da-Ae, whole genome shotgun sequence DNA contains the following:
- the LOC125583761 gene encoding isocitrate dehydrogenase [NAD] regulatory subunit 3, mitochondrial-like: MAKRSVSILTRLLTNPSSPFTAPTRSITYMPRPGDGAPRTVTLIPGDGIGPLVTGAVEQVFEAMHAPVHFERYEVRGHMRKVPEEVMESVKRNKVCLKGGLATPVGGGVSSLNMQLRKELDIFASLVNCINVPGLVTRHEKVDIVVIRENTEGEYAGLEHEVVPGVVESLKVITKYCSERIARYAFEYAYLNNRKKVTAVHKANIMKLADGLFLESCREVAKAYPGITYNEIIVDNCCMQLVAKPEQFDVMVTPNLYGNLIANTAAGIAGGTGVMPGGNVGAEHAIFEQGASAGNVGNDKIVEQKKANPMALLLSSAMMLKHLQFPTFADRLEIAVKQVIQEGKWRTKDLGGDCTTQEVVDAVIKALD, translated from the exons ATGGCTAAGAGATCCGTTTCGATCCTCACCCGCCTCCTAACGAATCCATCTTCTCCATTCACCGCACCCACCCGATCCATCACCTACATGCCCCGTCCCGGCGACGGAGCCCCACGGACCGTAACCCTCATCCCCGGCGACGGGATCGGACCTTTAGTGACCGGTGCGGTGGAACAGGTCTTCGAAGCGATGCACGCGCCGGTGCATTTCGAGAGGTACGAGGTTCGTGGACACATGAGGAAAGTCCCCGAGGAAGTGATGGAATCCGTGAAGAGGAACAAGGTTTGTCTGAAAGGTGGGTTGGCGACTCCCGTTGGCGGAGGTGTCAGCTCATTGAACATGCAGTTGAGGAAAGAGCTCGACATCTTCGCTTCTCTCGTCAACTGCATCAACGTCCCTGGGTTAGTGACGAGGCACGAGAAGGTGGATATCGTTGTGATTAGGGAGAACACGGAAGGAGAGTACGCGGGTCTCGAGCACGAGGTTGTTCCTGGTGTTGTTGAAAGTCTTAAG GTGATAACTAAGTATTGTTCTGAGAGGATAGCGAGGTACGCATTTGAGTATGCGTACCTGAACAACAGGAAGAAAGTGACTGCTGTTCATAAAGCCAACATTATGAAGCTAGCGGATGGGCTCTTCCTTGAATCTTGCAGAGAGGTTGCTAAAGCTTATCCTGGGATTACATACAACGAAATAATTGTAGACAACTGTTGTATGCAGCTTGTGGCTAAGCCTGAGCAGTTTGATGTCATG GTGACGCCTAATTTGTATGGTAATCTTATTGCAAACACTGCTGCTGGAATAGCTGGTGGGACTGGTGTGATGCCAGGAG GCAATGTTGGTGCGGAACATGCGATATTCGAGCAAGGAGCATCAGCAGGGAATGTTGGGAATGATAAAATAGTGGAGCAGAAGAAAGCGAACCCGATGGCTCTACTTCTCTCGTCGGCTATGATGCTTAAACATCTCCAGTTTCCTACGTTCGCTGATCGTCTTGAAATTGCAGTGAAACAAGTCATACAAGAAGGCAAATGGCGAACCAAGGATCTCGGTGGAGATTGCACTACTCAGGAAGTTGTTGATGCTGTCATAAAAGCTCTTGACTGA